GGAGGCCAAGCTTACCGGCTGAAGATCGGGTTCTGGTTCGTGCTTGCCCTGCTTCCGCTGGTGCTGCTGCTCTTCAAGCTGATCCAGTCCTCCCGCCGGCACAGAGAGCAGCTGGACTCCTATATCGGGGAAGTGACGGTGGAGATCGACGGAGTGTCGGTTACCTGCCCCGGACTGCTGGATACCGGGAACCGGCTCAGCGATCCGCTGACGAGGATTCCGGTCATGGTGATGGAAGCCTCGCTGTGGGAGGGACATTTGCCGGCTTCCTGGAAAGGGAGGCTGGCCCAGACGGGTGCAGATACACTTGTACTGGAAACGGACGGGCAGTCGTTCTCCTGGCAGGACAGAGTGCGGCTGGTGCCGTACAGGGGCGTCAACCGCGGGGCATCCTTCATGCTCGCGCTGAAGCCGGATAAGGTGAGAATAGAGCTTGGCGGTGATACCTTTTGCAGCACAAGGGTACTCATCGGGCTGGATGGCGGGACACTGTCGGGAGACGGCGCGTACCGGGCGGTCATACATCCTGACCTGACCCATAAAGAGAGTGCTCCAGAAGCGCCGGCTGACAAGGTGATGGGCTAAGTAACCTATAGGAGGAACAATAATGGTCAAATTCAAGCTTGTGCTGCAACTGCAGTATTACCGCATGCTGTTTCTGCTCGGTCTGAAGAGCCAGGAGATTTATTATATCGGGGGAAGTGAAGCACTGCCGCCGCCGCTGACTCGCGAGGAGGAGGAATTCCTGCTCCAGCGTCTCTCCAGCGGAGATGCGGCGGTCCGGGCTATGCTGATTGAGCGTAACCTGCGGCTGGTGGTCTACATCGCCCGGAAATTCGAGAACACCGGCATTAACATTGAGGATCTGGTGTCCATTGGCGCGATCGGACTGATTAAGGCGGTCAACACCTTTGATCCGGAGAAAAAAATCAAGCTCGCTACCTACGCCTCACGCTGCATTGAGAATGAAATTCTGATGTATCTGCGGCGTAACAGCAAGACCAGAAGTGAGGTTTCTTTTGATGAACCGCTGAATATTGACTGGGACGGCAACGAGCTGCTGCTCTCGGATGTGCTGGGCACGGAGAACGATACGATCTACCGCAACATCGAGGAGCAGGTGGACCGCAAGCTGCTGCAGAAGGCGCTGGAGAAGCTCAGCGAGCGGGAACGGCTGATTATGGAGCTGCGGTTCGGGCTGCGGGGCGGGGAGGAAAAAACGCAAAAGGATGTGGCCGATCTGCTGGGCATCTCCCAATCCTATATTTCCCGCCTGGAGAAACGAATTATCAAGCGGCTGCGCAAGGAGTTCAACAAGATGGTGTAAGTGATGAAAGCTGAGGAATAAAATGCCGGACCGGGGAGATAATGTACAGTAATGTTTCTCCTTGGGAGGTTAATCATCATGACCCGAAATAAAGTCGAGATTTGCGGTGTGGACACCGCCAAGCTGCCTGTTCTTACGAACGTGGAAATGCGGGCATTGTTCACTTCGCTGCAGCAGCAGGGCGAGCGATCCGCCAGAGAGAAATTGGTAAATGGCAACCTCAGGCTTGTGCTAAGCGTGATTCAAAGGTTCAATAATCGTGGAGAGTTCGTGGATGATTTGTTTCAGGTAGGCTGCATCGGACTCATGAAAGCCATCGATAATTTCGATTTATCGCAAAACGTTAAGTTCTCCACCTATGCGGTGCCGATGATCATCGGAGAGATCCGCCGCTACTTGCGCGACAACAACCCGATCCGGGTATCCCGCTCCCTGCGCGACATTGCCTATAAGGCGCTGCAGGTGCGTGACAGCCTGACCAACCAGAATTCGCGGGAGCC
The sequence above is a segment of the Paenibacillus sp. FSL R7-0204 genome. Coding sequences within it:
- the spoIIGA gene encoding sigma-E processing peptidase SpoIIGA translates to MVVYIDLIFAANLLIDGVLLWLTSWLVKHKVSWWRLTLSALAGALYVVMMFVPELSFLYTFLIKFGLSVLMIWIAFGFRSLQSYLRAFGAFYIINFAAAGGIIGVHYLLQSSGDLWKGMIFTSSGGQAYRLKIGFWFVLALLPLVLLLFKLIQSSRRHREQLDSYIGEVTVEIDGVSVTCPGLLDTGNRLSDPLTRIPVMVMEASLWEGHLPASWKGRLAQTGADTLVLETDGQSFSWQDRVRLVPYRGVNRGASFMLALKPDKVRIELGGDTFCSTRVLIGLDGGTLSGDGAYRAVIHPDLTHKESAPEAPADKVMG
- the sigE gene encoding RNA polymerase sporulation sigma factor SigE, giving the protein MMVKFKLVLQLQYYRMLFLLGLKSQEIYYIGGSEALPPPLTREEEEFLLQRLSSGDAAVRAMLIERNLRLVVYIARKFENTGINIEDLVSIGAIGLIKAVNTFDPEKKIKLATYASRCIENEILMYLRRNSKTRSEVSFDEPLNIDWDGNELLLSDVLGTENDTIYRNIEEQVDRKLLQKALEKLSERERLIMELRFGLRGGEEKTQKDVADLLGISQSYISRLEKRIIKRLRKEFNKMV
- the sigG gene encoding RNA polymerase sporulation sigma factor SigG, whose protein sequence is MTRNKVEICGVDTAKLPVLTNVEMRALFTSLQQQGERSAREKLVNGNLRLVLSVIQRFNNRGEFVDDLFQVGCIGLMKAIDNFDLSQNVKFSTYAVPMIIGEIRRYLRDNNPIRVSRSLRDIAYKALQVRDSLTNQNSREPTIFEISEALGVPKEDVVFALDAIQDPVSLFEPIYHDGGDPIYVMDQISDDKNKDVSWIEEIALREAMQRLGQREKRILSMRFFEGKTQMEVADEIGISQAQVSRLEKSAIQQMQKHVKS